A single window of Zea mays cultivar B73 chromosome 10, Zm-B73-REFERENCE-NAM-5.0, whole genome shotgun sequence DNA harbors:
- the LOC100192556 gene encoding uncharacterized isoform X10, translating to MEAAAIPTSAPETRFSLQEVVVSTYWIAVVTGGNKGIGLEVCRQLAGAGATVVVLTARDETRGAAAAQELRESGLSDVIFHQLDITDAASVSRLAEFLKARFGKLDILVNNAAVGAVEYVQDPADSSTSEEELSGMDMVQRLQCMLKRVRETYDAATEGIKTNYYGIKHVIEALLPLLQASSDGRIVNVSSDFGLLRLINNEEAKAGAKRRGEAHRGEAGRGAGRVPERLRRRRGGGARVAGGLLGLQGGQGGHERVHEDPSEEPPGAARQLRAPRLREHRHDRPHRASHARARRGQRREGGAAAGGRPDRRVLRVGRGGVLYVTKAPSSLSSSLFANSLLVDF from the exons ATGGAGGCCGCCGCCATTCCCACCAGTGCCCCGGAAACCAG GTTTTCCTTACAGGAAGTCGTAGTTTCTACCTACTG GATTGCCGTTGTCACCGGCGGCAACAAAGGGATCGGGCTAGAGGTGTGCCGGCAGCTGGCCGGCGCcggcgccaccgtcgtcgtcttaACAGCCAGGGACGAGACGAGGGGTGCAGCCGCTGCACAAGAGCTCAGAGAATCTGGGCTCTCCGATGTCATCTTCCATCAGCTGGACATCACCGACGCTGCGAGCGTCAGTCGGCTGGCTGAGTTCCTCAAGGCTCGTTTTGGAAAGCTAGATATCCTG gtAAATAATGCCGCAGTTGGTGCTGTTGAGTACGTCCAAGATCCTGCTGACAGTTCAACGAGCGAGGAAGAG CTGAGTGGCATGGATATGGTCCAAAGGCTTCAGTGCATGCTTAAGAGAGTCCGGGAGACCTACGACGCTGCGACAGAAGGCATCAAGACAAACTACTATGGCATAAAGCATGTGATCGAAGCCTTGCTGCCTCTGCTTCAAGCTTCCTCCGATGGGAGGATCGTTAACGTCTCCTCTGACTTCGGACTGCTAAGG CTGATCAACAACGAGGAAGCTAAGGCAGGAGCTAAACGACGTGGAGAAGCTCACCGAGGAGAGGCTGGACGAGGTGCTGGCCGCGTACCTGAGAGACTTCGACGCCGGCGAGGTGGGGGCGCGCGGGTGGCCGGTGGACTTCTCGGCCTACAAGGTGGCCAAGGTGGCCATGAACGCGTACACGAGGATCCTAGCGAGGAGCCACCCGGGGCTGCGCGTCAACTGCGCGCACCCCGGCTACGTGAGCACCGACATGACCGTCCACACCGGGCCTCTCACGCCCGAGCAAGGCGCGGCCAACGTCGTGAAGGTGGCGCTGCTGCCGGAGGGCGGCCCGACCGGCGCGTACTTCGCGTTGGGAGAGGAGGCGTCCTTTATGTGACGAAAGCACCGTCGTCGTTAAGTTCGTCGTTGTTCGCCAACTCCCTGTTAGTCGATTTCTAA
- the LOC100192556 gene encoding uncharacterized LOC100192556, which produces MEAAAIPTSAPETRIAVVTGGNKGIGLEVCRQLAGAGATVVVLTARDETRGAAAAQELRESGLSDVIFHQLDITDAASVSRLAEFLKARFGKLDILVNNAAVGAVEYVQDPADSSTSEEELSGMDMVQRLQCMLKRVRETYDAATEGIKTNYYGIKHVIEALLPLLQASSDGRIVNVSSDFGLLRLINNEEAKAGAKRRGEAHRGEAGRGAGRVPERLRRRRGGGARVAGGLLGLQGGQGGHERVHEDPSEEPPGAARQLRAPRLREHRHDRPHRASHARARRGQRREGGAAAGGRPDRRVLRVGRGGVLYVTKAPSSLSSSLFANSLLVDF; this is translated from the exons ATGGAGGCCGCCGCCATTCCCACCAGTGCCCCGGAAACCAG GATTGCCGTTGTCACCGGCGGCAACAAAGGGATCGGGCTAGAGGTGTGCCGGCAGCTGGCCGGCGCcggcgccaccgtcgtcgtcttaACAGCCAGGGACGAGACGAGGGGTGCAGCCGCTGCACAAGAGCTCAGAGAATCTGGGCTCTCCGATGTCATCTTCCATCAGCTGGACATCACCGACGCTGCGAGCGTCAGTCGGCTGGCTGAGTTCCTCAAGGCTCGTTTTGGAAAGCTAGATATCCTG gtAAATAATGCCGCAGTTGGTGCTGTTGAGTACGTCCAAGATCCTGCTGACAGTTCAACGAGCGAGGAAGAG CTGAGTGGCATGGATATGGTCCAAAGGCTTCAGTGCATGCTTAAGAGAGTCCGGGAGACCTACGACGCTGCGACAGAAGGCATCAAGACAAACTACTATGGCATAAAGCATGTGATCGAAGCCTTGCTGCCTCTGCTTCAAGCTTCCTCCGATGGGAGGATCGTTAACGTCTCCTCTGACTTCGGACTGCTAAGG CTGATCAACAACGAGGAAGCTAAGGCAGGAGCTAAACGACGTGGAGAAGCTCACCGAGGAGAGGCTGGACGAGGTGCTGGCCGCGTACCTGAGAGACTTCGACGCCGGCGAGGTGGGGGCGCGCGGGTGGCCGGTGGACTTCTCGGCCTACAAGGTGGCCAAGGTGGCCATGAACGCGTACACGAGGATCCTAGCGAGGAGCCACCCGGGGCTGCGCGTCAACTGCGCGCACCCCGGCTACGTGAGCACCGACATGACCGTCCACACCGGGCCTCTCACGCCCGAGCAAGGCGCGGCCAACGTCGTGAAGGTGGCGCTGCTGCCGGAGGGCGGCCCGACCGGCGCGTACTTCGCGTTGGGAGAGGAGGCGTCCTTTATGTGACGAAAGCACCGTCGTCGTTAAGTTCGTCGTTGTTCGCCAACTCCCTGTTAGTCGATTTCTAA
- the LOC100192556 gene encoding uncharacterized isoform X11 produces MDMVQRLQCMLKRVRETYDAATEGIKTNYYGIKHVIEALLPLLQASSDGRIVNVSSDFGLLRLINNEEAKAGAKRRGEAHRGEAGRGAGRVPERLRRRRGGGARVAGGLLGLQGGQGGHERVHEDPSEEPPGAARQLRAPRLREHRHDRPHRASHARARRGQRREGGAAAGGRPDRRVLRVGRGGVLYVTKAPSSLSSSLFANSLLVDF; encoded by the exons ATGGATATGGTCCAAAGGCTTCAGTGCATGCTTAAGAGAGTCCGGGAGACCTACGACGCTGCGACAGAAGGCATCAAGACAAACTACTATGGCATAAAGCATGTGATCGAAGCCTTGCTGCCTCTGCTTCAAGCTTCCTCCGATGGGAGGATCGTTAACGTCTCCTCTGACTTCGGACTGCTAAGG CTGATCAACAACGAGGAAGCTAAGGCAGGAGCTAAACGACGTGGAGAAGCTCACCGAGGAGAGGCTGGACGAGGTGCTGGCCGCGTACCTGAGAGACTTCGACGCCGGCGAGGTGGGGGCGCGCGGGTGGCCGGTGGACTTCTCGGCCTACAAGGTGGCCAAGGTGGCCATGAACGCGTACACGAGGATCCTAGCGAGGAGCCACCCGGGGCTGCGCGTCAACTGCGCGCACCCCGGCTACGTGAGCACCGACATGACCGTCCACACCGGGCCTCTCACGCCCGAGCAAGGCGCGGCCAACGTCGTGAAGGTGGCGCTGCTGCCGGAGGGCGGCCCGACCGGCGCGTACTTCGCGTTGGGAGAGGAGGCGTCCTTTATGTGACGAAAGCACCGTCGTCGTTAAGTTCGTCGTTGTTCGCCAACTCCCTGTTAGTCGATTTCTAA